A region from the Clostridium beijerinckii genome encodes:
- a CDS encoding RNA polymerase sigma factor RpoD — protein sequence MTEGGNNNMEKKTSTKAAKPKDDKKDKNSKMVAVKELIDKGKKNGSLTYKEIMETMDHIDFSPEQIEKIYEVLELANVEIIGDVNDTETAHEEIDLSVPEGIAIDDPVRMYLKEIGKVPLLSSEQEITYAIEIEEGNPKAKKKLAEANLRLVVSIAKRYVGRGMLFLDLIQEGNLGLIKAVEKFDYRKGFKFSTYATWWIRQAITRAIADQARTIRIPVHMVETINKLIRVQRQLLQELGRDPFPEEISKVMELPVEKVREIQKIAQEPVSLETPIGEEEDSHLGDFIPDDEALAPAEAAAFTMLKEQLINVLDTLTPREEKVLRLRFGLDDGRARTLEEVGKEFNVTRERIRQIEAKALRKLRHPSRSKKLKDYLD from the coding sequence ATGACGGAAGGAGGCAATAATAATATGGAGAAAAAAACCAGTACAAAAGCAGCAAAGCCAAAAGATGATAAAAAAGATAAGAACAGCAAGATGGTGGCTGTAAAAGAATTAATTGATAAAGGTAAAAAAAATGGTTCTTTAACATATAAAGAAATAATGGAAACAATGGATCACATTGATTTTAGTCCAGAACAAATAGAAAAGATATATGAAGTATTAGAACTGGCAAATGTTGAAATTATAGGTGATGTGAACGATACTGAGACTGCACATGAAGAAATTGATTTATCAGTACCAGAAGGTATAGCAATAGATGATCCAGTTAGAATGTATTTAAAAGAAATTGGAAAAGTGCCTTTATTGTCGTCAGAACAAGAAATAACATATGCTATAGAAATTGAAGAAGGAAATCCAAAGGCTAAGAAAAAATTAGCAGAAGCTAATTTAAGATTAGTTGTAAGTATAGCTAAAAGATATGTTGGAAGAGGAATGTTATTCTTAGATTTAATTCAAGAAGGAAACCTTGGACTTATCAAAGCAGTTGAAAAATTTGATTATAGAAAAGGATTCAAATTTTCAACTTATGCTACTTGGTGGATTAGGCAAGCAATAACAAGAGCTATTGCAGATCAAGCTAGAACAATTAGAATACCAGTTCACATGGTAGAAACTATAAATAAACTTATAAGAGTGCAAAGACAATTATTGCAAGAATTAGGTAGAGATCCATTCCCAGAAGAAATTTCGAAAGTTATGGAACTTCCAGTAGAAAAAGTTCGTGAGATTCAAAAGATAGCTCAAGAACCGGTTTCATTAGAAACGCCGATAGGTGAAGAAGAAGATTCTCATTTAGGAGATTTTATTCCGGATGACGAAGCGCTAGCACCAGCTGAAGCTGCTGCATTTACAATGCTTAAGGAACAATTAATTAATGTATTAGATACTTTAACTCCTAGAGAAGAAAAAGTATTAAGACTAAGATTTGGACTTGATGATGGAAGAGCTAGGACTCTTGAAGAAGTAGGTAAAGAATTTAATGTTACAAGGGAAAGAATTAGACAAATTGAAGCTAAAGCTTTAAGAAAGCTAAGACACCCATCAAGAAGTAAAAAATTAAAAGATTATTTAGATTAA
- a CDS encoding SAM-dependent methyltransferase, with amino-acid sequence MELSKRLNWIIEKLDKVEIIMDVGTDHGYIPIYLVKNDIAKKVIASDINKEPLKKAKINASLDGVLDKIDLRLGGGLVPLNNKEANAVIIAGMGGNLIRDILENDLNKVKNLDYLILQPAQNPEVLRKYLYNNNYEILEEDICLDENKYYEIFKVKYKIGDYILLEDIFYEISPTMLSKKLPLFKSYIENKIEKNKRVMEFIKDNTEHAIERKNELKEKNQKLEKLLKNF; translated from the coding sequence ATGGAATTAAGTAAAAGATTAAATTGGATTATAGAAAAACTTGATAAAGTTGAAATTATTATGGATGTTGGAACAGATCATGGTTATATACCTATTTATTTAGTTAAAAATGATATAGCTAAAAAGGTTATTGCATCAGATATAAATAAAGAACCTTTGAAAAAGGCAAAAATAAATGCATCTTTAGATGGAGTGTTAGATAAAATAGATTTGAGACTAGGCGGAGGATTAGTTCCTTTAAATAATAAAGAAGCTAATGCTGTAATAATTGCTGGAATGGGTGGTAACCTAATTAGAGATATATTAGAAAATGATTTAAATAAAGTGAAAAATTTAGATTATTTAATACTTCAACCTGCCCAAAATCCTGAAGTTTTAAGAAAATATTTATATAATAATAACTATGAAATTTTAGAAGAAGATATATGTTTAGATGAAAATAAGTATTATGAGATATTTAAAGTAAAATATAAAATTGGAGATTATATATTATTAGAAGATATATTCTATGAAATAAGTCCAACTATGTTAAGTAAAAAATTACCTTTATTTAAATCATATATAGAAAACAAAATTGAAAAGAATAAAAGAGTTATGGAATTTATTAAAGATAATACTGAACATGCAATAGAACGTAAAAACGAATTAAAAGAAAAAAATCAGAAATTAGAGAAATTATTAAAAAATTTTTAG